TTATCAGTTTATCAACGTTGTTTCAGCCAGGACATCTGTCCACGCAGTTTTTTGCCTACTTCCTCAATCGGATGCTGCGCTTCCTGCTGGCGTCTAGCCAAGAAGCCGGGACGGTTAGCTTGATTTTCCAAAATCCAGTTTCTTGCAAAAGTTCCCTCTTGGATCTCCGCCAAGACTTGCTTCATTTCTTTACGAGTTTCTTCCGTAATAATGCGCCGACCAATACTGTAATCGCCATATTCGGCAGTATCACTAATGGAATAGCGCATGGCCGCCATGCCGCCTTCGTACATTAAATCCACAATCAGTTTCATTTCATGGAGGCATTCAAAGTATGCCAATTCCGGTTTATACCCAGCTTCCACGAGCGTATCAAAACCTGCCTTGATAAGCTCCGTACAGCCGCCGCACAGTACTGCCTGCTCTCCAAAAAGATCTGTTTCCGTCTCATCTTTGAACGAGGTAAACATGACCCCGGCCCGAGTGCCGCCGATTCCCTTGGCGTAAGCCAGCGCCAGTCCTTCTGCCTGACCTGACACATCCTGA
This DNA window, taken from Anaeromusa acidaminophila DSM 3853, encodes the following:
- the ilvC gene encoding ketol-acid reductoisomerase, with the protein product MEHMLYDKDANWKLIENKTVAVVGYGSQGHAHALNLHESGVKVIVALPEQSASRERAKQAGLEVTTPGEAVKRADIIMVLIPDEKQARLYAEEIAPNLRAGQALAFAHGFNVHFHQIVPPADVDVFMVAPKGPGHLVRRVFTEGGGVPCLAAVYQDVSGQAEGLALAYAKGIGGTRAGVMFTSFKDETETDLFGEQAVLCGGCTELIKAGFDTLVEAGYKPELAYFECLHEMKLIVDLMYEGGMAAMRYSISDTAEYGDYSIGRRIITEETRKEMKQVLAEIQEGTFARNWILENQANRPGFLARRQQEAQHPIEEVGKKLRGQMSWLKQR